From Thiohalorhabdus denitrificans, the proteins below share one genomic window:
- a CDS encoding beta-ketoacyl-ACP synthase III, whose product MTRGRITGTGSYLPEKVLTNQELESLVDTSDEWITARTGIKERRIAAPDESTVDLAEQAARRALEAAGREPAEVDLIIVATTTPDQVFPSTACLLQGRLGVVGPPAFDVQAVCTGFVYALATADKFLRSGAARCALVVGAETLSRIVNWEDRGTCVLFGDGAGAVVLEADDTDQQGILSTHLHADGSQEALLNVPKGVATGWDSEDPESTIHMKGNEVFRVAVNTLGQVVEETLAANGLDQGEVDWLVPHQANIRIIQATAKKLALPMDRVVVTVDRHGNTSAASVPLALDEGVRQDRIRPGDLVLLEAFGGGFTWGSALLRW is encoded by the coding sequence ATGACGCGCGGGCGGATAACCGGCACGGGGAGCTACCTCCCCGAGAAGGTCCTGACCAACCAGGAACTGGAATCCCTGGTGGACACGAGCGACGAGTGGATCACCGCCCGTACGGGCATCAAGGAGCGGCGTATCGCCGCCCCCGACGAGTCCACCGTGGACCTGGCGGAACAGGCCGCCCGCCGCGCCCTGGAGGCCGCCGGCCGCGAGCCCGCCGAGGTGGACCTCATCATCGTCGCCACCACCACCCCCGATCAGGTCTTCCCCAGCACCGCCTGCCTGCTGCAGGGCCGCCTCGGCGTCGTCGGGCCCCCGGCCTTCGACGTCCAGGCCGTCTGCACCGGCTTCGTCTACGCCCTCGCCACCGCGGACAAGTTCCTGCGCTCCGGCGCGGCGCGCTGCGCCCTCGTGGTGGGGGCGGAGACCCTGTCCAGGATCGTGAACTGGGAGGACCGGGGCACGTGCGTGCTGTTCGGCGACGGCGCCGGGGCGGTGGTGCTGGAGGCGGACGACACCGATCAGCAGGGGATCCTCTCCACCCACCTCCACGCCGACGGCAGCCAGGAGGCCCTCCTGAATGTCCCCAAGGGCGTGGCCACCGGCTGGGACAGCGAGGACCCCGAGAGCACCATCCACATGAAGGGCAACGAGGTGTTCCGCGTGGCCGTGAACACCCTGGGCCAGGTGGTGGAGGAGACCCTGGCGGCCAACGGGCTGGACCAGGGGGAGGTGGACTGGCTGGTGCCGCATCAGGCCAACATCCGCATCATCCAGGCCACTGCCAAGAAACTGGCCCTGCCCATGGACCGGGTGGTCGTCACCGTGGACCGCCACGGCAATACCTCTGCGGCCTCCGTCCCGCTCGCCCTGGACGAAGGGGTGCGCCAGGACCGCATCCGCCCGGGGGACCTGGTCCTCCTCGAGGCCTTTGGCGGCGGGTTCACCTGGGGCTCCGCGCTGCTGCGCTGGTAG
- the plsX gene encoding phosphate acyltransferase PlsX has product MRIALDAMGGDYGPAVVVPAASAALGRHPDLELVLVGLEDAIRESLADHGLEAEERITVRAASQVVSSEDDVSQALRSKRDSSIHVGATLVKEGEVDGFVSAGNTGALMAIPRLILKTLPGIDRPAIATFLPTRDSRVLMLDLGANVDCNSDHLFQFAVMGEVASRAVYGVEDPSIGLLNIGEENIKGNDVVKVAGQLLRESDMNYVGNVEGRDIFSGKADVVVADGFVGNVALKTSEGTAELLAHFLRQAFSASWSSKLAAFLARKVLKDFKRRADHREYNGAMLLGLNGIVVKSHGSADSYAFSRAIEVAASEARNNVNRRITHEIQQMLEVAE; this is encoded by the coding sequence ATGCGCATAGCTCTGGATGCAATGGGGGGGGACTACGGCCCAGCCGTGGTGGTCCCGGCGGCGTCCGCCGCCCTGGGCCGCCATCCGGACCTGGAGCTGGTCCTGGTGGGTCTGGAGGACGCCATCCGGGAGTCGCTCGCCGACCATGGCCTGGAGGCCGAGGAACGCATCACGGTGCGTGCCGCCAGCCAGGTGGTGTCCTCCGAGGACGATGTCTCCCAGGCCCTGCGCAGCAAGCGGGACTCCTCCATTCACGTGGGGGCCACCCTGGTCAAGGAGGGCGAGGTGGACGGCTTCGTGAGCGCCGGGAACACCGGCGCCCTCATGGCCATCCCCCGTCTGATCCTCAAGACCCTGCCCGGCATCGATCGACCCGCCATCGCCACCTTCCTGCCCACCCGCGACAGCCGGGTGCTCATGCTGGACCTGGGCGCCAACGTGGATTGCAACTCGGACCACCTGTTCCAGTTCGCCGTCATGGGGGAGGTGGCCTCGCGGGCCGTGTACGGGGTGGAGGACCCCTCCATCGGGCTCCTCAACATCGGCGAGGAGAACATCAAGGGCAACGACGTGGTGAAGGTGGCCGGCCAGCTCCTGCGCGAGAGCGACATGAACTACGTCGGCAACGTGGAGGGGCGGGACATCTTCTCCGGGAAGGCGGACGTGGTGGTGGCGGACGGCTTCGTGGGCAATGTGGCGCTCAAGACCTCCGAGGGAACGGCGGAGCTCCTCGCCCATTTCCTGCGGCAGGCCTTCTCCGCCTCGTGGAGCTCCAAGCTGGCGGCCTTCCTCGCCCGCAAGGTGCTGAAGGACTTCAAGCGCCGCGCCGACCATCGGGAATACAACGGGGCCATGCTCCTGGGGCTCAACGGGATCGTGGTCAAGAGCCACGGGAGCGCGGACAGCTACGCCTTCTCCCGCGCCATCGAGGTGGCGGCCTCGGAGGCCCGGAACAACGTCAACCGGCGGATTACCCACGAGATCCAGCAGATGCTGGAAGTGGCCGAATAA
- the rpmF gene encoding 50S ribosomal protein L32: MAVPKKKTSKARRDQRRAHHAVRPANMSTCPECGERKRPHHVCQSCGSYRDRQVMAVAEED; the protein is encoded by the coding sequence ATGGCCGTACCGAAGAAGAAGACCTCCAAGGCCCGCCGCGATCAACGGCGCGCCCATCACGCCGTCCGCCCCGCTAATATGAGCACCTGCCCGGAGTGCGGGGAGCGCAAGCGGCCGCACCACGTGTGCCAGAGCTGCGGTTCCTACCGCGACCGCCAGGTCATGGCCGTCGCGGAAGAGGACTGA
- a CDS encoding YceD family protein has translation MRELRESVIRLAQVPPEGLLFQGLVPVSALPRLEEAVAGMVGEGVEVDLRLEPNNDVYILHGRVQGAVELECESCRARFRFPLQEALQLTIDPNPENDLYRDPTQKGEVWVIDHSDEQIEAPEGRFELVESLEDEWLLELPISPRCAEGCKGICPVCGTDRNEAECGCSSSPRESPFDVLAQLKRDE, from the coding sequence ATGCGTGAACTTCGTGAATCCGTGATCCGGCTGGCGCAGGTGCCGCCCGAGGGGCTGCTCTTCCAGGGGCTCGTCCCCGTGAGTGCCCTGCCCAGGCTGGAAGAGGCCGTGGCCGGGATGGTGGGCGAGGGCGTGGAGGTGGACCTGCGCCTGGAGCCGAACAACGACGTGTACATCCTGCACGGCCGGGTGCAGGGGGCGGTGGAGCTGGAGTGCGAGTCCTGCCGGGCCCGATTCCGGTTCCCTCTGCAGGAGGCCCTGCAGCTGACCATCGACCCCAATCCCGAGAACGATCTGTACCGGGATCCGACCCAGAAGGGCGAGGTCTGGGTCATCGATCATTCCGATGAACAGATCGAGGCCCCGGAGGGGCGGTTCGAGCTCGTGGAGTCCCTGGAGGACGAATGGCTGCTCGAGCTTCCCATCAGCCCGCGGTGCGCCGAGGGCTGCAAGGGGATATGTCCGGTTTGCGGAACGGATCGGAACGAGGCAGAATGCGGCTGCTCTTCGTCCCCGCGCGAGAGCCCGTTCGATGTCCTGGCGCAGTTGAAGAGAGACGAATAA
- a CDS encoding HAD-IIIA family hydrolase — protein MTPEHRLETVSLRDAELIIFDWDGTLVDSRGVIVDTLRASLREVGLPELPGRELQQVIGLGLQEAIEALVPHADTPTRDRLREAYGRRFQAYRATDMPFFPGAAEGLEALAAEGRTLAVATGKSRRGLDRMLMEWGLEERFLATRCADETCSKPDPRMVRELLEETEVAPERAVLVGDTAFDMEMAHRAGLNRIAVTYGVHERERLAPWEPHAWADSFPGVLGHLGCEGLESEPAQGYN, from the coding sequence ATGACCCCAGAGCATCGCCTTGAAACCGTGTCCCTCCGCGACGCGGAGCTGATCATTTTCGACTGGGACGGGACCCTCGTGGACAGCCGCGGGGTGATCGTGGACACCCTGCGTGCCAGCCTGCGAGAGGTGGGCCTGCCGGAGCTGCCCGGCCGGGAGCTGCAGCAGGTGATCGGCCTGGGCCTGCAGGAGGCCATCGAGGCCCTTGTTCCCCACGCCGACACCCCAACCCGGGACCGCCTGCGGGAGGCCTATGGCCGACGCTTCCAGGCCTATCGGGCCACGGACATGCCTTTCTTCCCGGGGGCGGCGGAGGGGCTGGAGGCGCTGGCCGCGGAGGGCCGGACCCTGGCGGTGGCCACTGGCAAGTCCCGCCGCGGTCTGGACCGCATGCTCATGGAATGGGGCCTAGAGGAGCGCTTCCTGGCCACGCGCTGCGCCGATGAGACCTGCTCCAAGCCCGATCCCCGCATGGTCCGCGAGCTGCTGGAGGAGACCGAGGTGGCGCCGGAACGGGCCGTGTTGGTGGGGGACACCGCCTTCGACATGGAGATGGCCCACCGGGCCGGTCTCAACCGGATCGCGGTTACCTACGGGGTCCACGAACGGGAGCGTCTGGCGCCCTGGGAGCCCCACGCCTGGGCGGACAGCTTCCCCGGAGTGCTGGGGCACCTGGGTTGTGAGGGTTTGGAATCCGAACCGGCACAAGGATATAATTAG
- a CDS encoding RluA family pseudouridine synthase, giving the protein MSKDAEGAKRKEGAGNGGPRWVDVAEGQDGQRVDNFLLGRLKGVPKTRIYRMLRKGEVRVNGKRCRPSARLRVGDRVRIPPVTEREAPPAARVPEGVRKAVIEAILFEDAELAVLNKPPGLAVHAGSGTPFGIVEALVAARPEVEWGLAHRLDRGTSGVLVVGKNGKATRRLQAAFRENRAKKAYLALLVGGVVEGEHVEEAPLRRGPERGGQRPMIVDTETGRRAATRFLVLRAFPGYTLVRAEPETGRTHQIRAHARHWGHPIAGDPLYGDREANRALKELGLESIFLHSAELELPHPVTGETQHFRAPLPAPLKALLDRLSG; this is encoded by the coding sequence ATGAGCAAGGACGCAGAAGGCGCCAAACGAAAAGAGGGCGCGGGAAACGGAGGGCCGCGCTGGGTCGATGTCGCGGAGGGCCAGGACGGGCAGCGGGTGGACAACTTCCTGCTGGGACGGCTGAAGGGTGTCCCCAAGACCCGCATCTACCGGATGCTTCGCAAGGGGGAAGTGCGGGTCAACGGCAAGCGCTGCCGCCCCTCGGCCCGGCTCCGGGTGGGCGATCGCGTGCGCATCCCGCCGGTGACGGAGCGCGAGGCTCCGCCGGCCGCCAGGGTCCCGGAGGGGGTCCGAAAGGCGGTGATCGAGGCCATCCTGTTCGAGGACGCCGAGCTCGCCGTGCTGAACAAGCCCCCGGGGCTGGCGGTCCACGCCGGAAGCGGCACCCCGTTCGGGATCGTCGAGGCTCTGGTTGCCGCCCGACCGGAGGTGGAATGGGGGTTGGCGCACCGGCTGGATCGGGGAACTTCCGGTGTTCTGGTGGTCGGAAAGAACGGCAAGGCCACGCGCCGTCTCCAGGCCGCCTTCCGCGAGAACCGGGCCAAAAAGGCCTACTTGGCCCTTTTGGTCGGGGGGGTGGTCGAGGGCGAGCACGTGGAGGAGGCGCCCCTGCGCAGGGGGCCGGAACGAGGCGGCCAGCGGCCCATGATCGTCGATACGGAGACCGGCCGCAGGGCGGCCACCCGGTTTCTGGTGCTCCGCGCCTTCCCGGGGTACACCCTGGTGCGGGCGGAGCCGGAGACGGGGCGTACCCACCAGATCCGGGCCCACGCCCGCCATTGGGGGCACCCCATTGCCGGCGACCCCCTCTACGGCGACCGCGAGGCCAACCGGGCATTGAAGGAGCTGGGGCTGGAGTCCATATTCCTGCACAGTGCGGAACTGGAGCTGCCTCATCCGGTGACCGGAGAAACCCAGCATTTCCGGGCCCCGCTGCCCGCCCCCCTGAAGGCGCTCCTGGACCGCCTTTCGGGCTGA
- a CDS encoding Rne/Rng family ribonuclease, with product MKRMLINATNPEELRVAVVDGQKLLNLDIENAAQQQKKGNIYKGRITRIEASLQAAFVEYGGDRQGFLPIKEVAREYYPRDEQGKTPSPRKIRIQDVLSEGQELIVQVDKEERGTKGAALTTLPSLAGRFLVLMPNNPRAGGVSRRIEGEDRKEMREALNTLEIPDGMGVIIRTAGIGKSSDQLQRDLNHLLQLWQSIVEQTEQHPAPVLIYQEGNTVIRALRDNFEEDIGEILVDDPEVVQTARDFMQAIMPECVNRVKPYKDSIPLFSRFQIEHQIDTAYSREVPLDGGGSLVIDPTEALVSIDINSARATKGADLEETALQTNLEAAEEIPRQLRLRDVGGLIVIDFIDMKRKRNIQAVEDKLRQSVKVDRARIKVGKISRFGLLEMSRQRLRPSLGEATHTACPRCSGQGRIRTTESSALHILRVLEEETLKENTAYIDTRVPVEVGSYLLNEKRGILAQLEDRYQVRITIIPDPNMVTPDYSMERGRAKDAEGKGGRALSYQRIPQPEPAESPRSEPEPAAPQEQAPLSPTAVAHAPAAEEGKQPTEAGPEEASQATEAKPGFLKRIIQALFGEQAGEEASGLQPEAEKAPAEPTEKPAPSEGKKGAAGAKARGGDQGGAQEGKAASSGQKGGGRKGGNGQKAPAEAAKAEEGGKQGGTGGKPASGGNGRKRNRKPSGGNGGKKPAQEAAKQEAAKAESPKAEAPEKGGKQGGEPAKGRGGRGSRGGSQRKPAQQGKKGGGETAPKPKGGGGPASERVTPPKPSTEGIRVPAHTADFFEETESAQGGGQREPESQGGGEDSR from the coding sequence ATGAAACGGATGCTGATCAATGCCACCAACCCGGAGGAGCTCCGGGTGGCGGTGGTGGACGGCCAGAAGCTTCTCAACCTGGATATCGAGAACGCCGCCCAGCAGCAGAAAAAGGGGAATATCTACAAGGGCCGCATCACTCGGATCGAGGCCAGCCTGCAGGCCGCCTTTGTGGAGTACGGCGGCGACCGCCAGGGCTTCCTGCCCATCAAGGAGGTGGCCCGGGAATATTATCCCCGTGACGAGCAGGGAAAAACCCCCTCCCCCCGCAAGATCCGGATCCAGGACGTCCTCTCCGAGGGTCAGGAGCTGATCGTCCAGGTGGACAAGGAGGAGCGCGGCACCAAGGGCGCCGCGCTCACCACCCTGCCCAGCCTGGCCGGACGCTTCCTGGTGCTCATGCCCAACAACCCCCGCGCCGGCGGGGTCAGCCGGCGGATCGAGGGCGAGGACCGCAAGGAGATGCGCGAGGCCCTCAACACGCTGGAGATCCCGGACGGGATGGGGGTCATAATCCGTACGGCGGGCATCGGCAAGAGCTCCGATCAGCTCCAGCGGGACCTGAACCACCTGCTGCAGCTGTGGCAATCCATCGTGGAGCAGACGGAGCAGCACCCCGCCCCGGTCCTGATCTACCAGGAAGGCAACACCGTCATCCGGGCCCTGCGGGACAACTTCGAGGAGGACATCGGCGAGATCCTGGTGGACGACCCGGAGGTGGTGCAGACCGCCCGGGACTTCATGCAGGCCATCATGCCCGAGTGCGTGAACCGGGTTAAGCCGTACAAGGACTCCATCCCCCTGTTCTCCCGGTTCCAGATCGAGCACCAGATCGACACCGCCTACAGCCGCGAGGTCCCGCTTGACGGCGGCGGCTCGCTGGTCATCGACCCCACCGAGGCCCTGGTGTCCATCGACATCAACTCGGCCCGGGCCACGAAGGGTGCGGACCTGGAGGAGACGGCCCTCCAGACCAACCTGGAGGCCGCCGAGGAGATCCCCCGCCAGCTGCGCCTGCGCGACGTGGGCGGGCTGATCGTCATCGACTTCATCGACATGAAGCGCAAGCGCAACATCCAGGCCGTGGAGGACAAGCTGCGCCAGTCGGTGAAGGTGGACCGCGCGCGCATCAAGGTGGGCAAGATCTCCCGCTTCGGGCTGCTGGAGATGTCCCGGCAGCGCCTGCGGCCGTCCCTCGGAGAGGCCACACACACCGCCTGCCCTCGCTGCAGCGGACAGGGCCGTATCCGGACCACCGAGTCCTCCGCCCTCCACATCCTGCGGGTGCTGGAAGAGGAGACCCTGAAGGAGAACACGGCCTACATCGACACCCGGGTCCCGGTGGAGGTCGGCTCCTACCTGCTCAACGAGAAGCGGGGCATCCTGGCCCAGCTGGAGGACCGCTACCAGGTCCGGATCACCATCATCCCCGACCCCAACATGGTGACTCCCGATTACTCCATGGAGCGGGGCCGGGCCAAGGACGCCGAAGGCAAGGGCGGCCGGGCCCTAAGCTACCAGCGCATCCCCCAGCCCGAGCCGGCGGAGAGCCCCCGCAGCGAGCCCGAGCCGGCCGCGCCCCAGGAGCAGGCGCCCCTCTCCCCCACCGCGGTGGCCCACGCCCCCGCGGCCGAGGAAGGCAAGCAACCGACGGAGGCCGGGCCGGAGGAAGCCTCGCAGGCCACCGAGGCCAAACCGGGCTTCTTGAAGCGGATCATCCAGGCGCTGTTCGGCGAGCAGGCCGGTGAGGAGGCCTCGGGGCTGCAGCCCGAGGCGGAGAAGGCCCCGGCCGAGCCGACGGAAAAGCCCGCTCCCAGCGAGGGCAAGAAAGGCGCCGCGGGCGCCAAGGCGCGGGGTGGCGACCAGGGAGGCGCCCAGGAAGGGAAAGCCGCCTCTTCCGGCCAGAAAGGCGGCGGCCGCAAGGGAGGCAACGGCCAGAAGGCCCCCGCGGAGGCCGCCAAGGCCGAGGAAGGAGGCAAGCAGGGCGGCACCGGCGGCAAGCCCGCCTCCGGCGGGAACGGCCGCAAGCGGAACCGCAAGCCTTCCGGCGGTAACGGCGGCAAGAAGCCGGCCCAGGAGGCTGCCAAGCAGGAGGCCGCCAAGGCCGAGTCCCCCAAGGCGGAAGCCCCGGAAAAGGGCGGCAAGCAAGGCGGCGAGCCCGCCAAGGGCAGGGGTGGCCGCGGAAGCCGGGGCGGCTCCCAGCGCAAGCCTGCCCAGCAAGGGAAGAAAGGCGGCGGCGAGACGGCCCCGAAGCCCAAAGGCGGGGGGGGGCCGGCCTCCGAGCGGGTCACGCCGCCCAAGCCCTCAACGGAGGGCATCCGGGTCCCGGCGCACACGGCCGACTTCTTCGAGGAGACCGAATCCGCCCAGGGCGGCGGCCAGCGGGAGCCCGAGTCCCAAGGCGGTGGAGAGGATTCCCGTTAA
- a CDS encoding CocE/NonD family hydrolase, which translates to MKTVHDFPRHVQELENVWIPLSDGTRLAARIWLPEDAEEHPVPAILEYIPYRKRDMTRDRDDQNHPYFAGHGYAAVRVDLRGSGDSDGVLEDEYLRQELDDGVEVIRWLAEQPWCDGNVGMIGISWGGFNGLQVAALQPPELKAIITVCSTDDRYADDVHHMGGCLLGDNLSWASVMFAYNSCPPDPAIVGERWRDMWFQRLEGSGLWLEKWLRHQNRDAYWLHGSICEDYTRVQCPVYAVSGWADGYTNAVFRMLANLGVPRKGLIGPWSHKYPHLGKPGPAIGFLQEALRWWDYWLKGEDTGIMDEPMLRVWMQDSVPPTTMYKFRPGRWVGEEAWPSSNIEMRRMPLAPRKLEEPGTSVADQPMSIRSPLSVGLFAGKWCSYTAPPDLPHDQREEDGGALVFDSDPLPEDLEILGAPVVELDLEADRAVGMVAVRLSDVAPDGKATRNTYGLLNLTHRDSHEQPTPLEPGKRYRARIQLNDIAQSYPAGHRLRVSISTSYWPLAWPPPEPVQLTIRSGTSFFEAPVRLPQELDGRLRGFEEPEAAPSTEMTLLEPEEHRWTVVRDLAGDVSTLEVINDEGTYRLEPTGTEIQRRTNEWYTYEDDDFGSPRGETYCIRGFRRGDWAVKTLTRTVLTCDEENFYIRAELDAYEGDTRVFSKNWNTSIPRNLV; encoded by the coding sequence ATGAAGACCGTCCACGACTTTCCCCGCCATGTTCAGGAGCTGGAGAACGTATGGATCCCTCTGTCCGACGGGACCCGGCTGGCCGCCCGGATCTGGCTCCCGGAGGACGCGGAGGAGCACCCGGTGCCGGCCATCCTGGAATACATCCCGTACCGGAAGCGCGATATGACCCGGGATCGGGACGACCAGAACCATCCCTATTTCGCCGGGCACGGGTACGCCGCGGTACGGGTGGACCTGCGGGGATCCGGGGATTCGGATGGGGTCCTGGAGGACGAGTACCTGCGGCAGGAGCTGGACGACGGCGTGGAGGTGATCCGGTGGCTGGCGGAGCAGCCCTGGTGCGACGGCAACGTGGGCATGATCGGGATCTCCTGGGGCGGCTTCAACGGGCTGCAGGTGGCCGCGCTCCAGCCCCCGGAGCTGAAGGCGATCATAACGGTCTGCTCCACCGATGACCGGTATGCGGACGATGTCCACCACATGGGCGGGTGCCTGCTCGGTGACAACCTATCCTGGGCCTCCGTGATGTTCGCCTACAACTCCTGTCCCCCCGATCCAGCCATCGTGGGGGAGCGTTGGCGGGACATGTGGTTTCAGCGCCTGGAAGGCTCCGGGCTGTGGCTCGAAAAATGGCTCCGGCACCAGAACCGGGACGCGTACTGGCTCCATGGGTCCATCTGCGAGGATTACACGAGGGTGCAATGCCCGGTCTACGCCGTGAGCGGCTGGGCGGACGGCTACACCAATGCGGTGTTCCGCATGCTGGCCAACCTCGGGGTGCCCCGAAAGGGCCTGATCGGGCCCTGGAGCCACAAATATCCCCACTTGGGCAAGCCCGGGCCGGCCATCGGGTTCCTCCAGGAGGCCCTGCGCTGGTGGGATTACTGGCTCAAGGGGGAGGACACGGGGATCATGGACGAGCCCATGCTACGGGTCTGGATGCAGGATTCCGTCCCCCCCACCACCATGTACAAGTTCCGTCCCGGCCGGTGGGTGGGGGAGGAGGCCTGGCCTTCCTCCAACATCGAGATGCGGCGGATGCCCCTTGCCCCCAGAAAGCTCGAGGAGCCGGGGACCTCCGTGGCGGATCAGCCCATGAGCATCCGATCGCCCCTTTCCGTGGGGCTTTTTGCCGGAAAATGGTGCTCCTACACCGCCCCGCCGGATCTGCCCCACGACCAGCGGGAAGAGGACGGGGGAGCCCTGGTCTTCGACTCCGACCCCCTCCCGGAGGACCTGGAGATCCTGGGGGCGCCGGTTGTCGAGCTGGACCTGGAGGCGGACCGGGCCGTGGGGATGGTTGCCGTCCGGCTGTCGGATGTTGCCCCGGACGGCAAGGCCACCCGCAACACCTACGGCCTGCTCAACCTCACCCATCGCGACAGCCACGAGCAGCCCACGCCGCTGGAACCGGGGAAGCGGTACCGGGCCCGCATCCAGCTCAACGACATCGCCCAATCCTACCCCGCAGGCCACAGACTGCGGGTCTCCATTTCCACCTCCTACTGGCCCCTGGCCTGGCCGCCGCCGGAGCCGGTGCAGCTGACCATCCGTTCGGGGACCTCCTTTTTCGAGGCTCCCGTGCGCCTGCCGCAGGAACTGGACGGGCGCCTGCGGGGGTTCGAGGAACCGGAGGCGGCCCCCTCCACCGAGATGACCCTCCTCGAGCCGGAAGAGCACCGCTGGACGGTGGTCCGAGACCTTGCCGGGGATGTCTCCACTCTGGAGGTCATCAACGACGAGGGCACCTACCGCCTGGAGCCCACCGGGACCGAGATCCAGAGGCGGACCAACGAGTGGTACACCTACGAGGACGACGATTTCGGCTCCCCTCGCGGCGAGACCTATTGCATACGGGGGTTCAGGCGGGGGGATTGGGCGGTCAAGACCCTTACCCGCACTGTCCTGACCTGTGACGAGGAGAACTTCTATATCCGCGCCGAGCTGGACGCCTACGAAGGGGACACCCGGGTCTTTTCGAAGAACTGGAATACTTCCATTCCCAGGAATCTTGTCTAA
- a CDS encoding M23 family metallopeptidase, whose translation MGKTTPGTEVRFRGRPIRVSEKGAFLLGFGRDAPRKAQLTLISPDGTRDSAAIPVRQRAYATQRLEGLPEHKVTPLAEHLPWILLDRAMVQKARSLESPYPHFHADFRWPVHGPISSVYGSQRILNGKPRKPHTGVDIAAPTGTLVRAPAPGRVRLAEKGLFFSGGTLILDHGHGLSSSYLHLGEILVKEGERVGKGDPIARVGATGRATGAHLDWRINLHGCSLDPALVASGSPTQ comes from the coding sequence GTGGGAAAGACGACGCCCGGGACGGAGGTCCGTTTCCGCGGCCGGCCTATCCGGGTCTCGGAGAAGGGGGCTTTCCTCCTGGGGTTCGGCCGGGACGCCCCCAGAAAGGCACAGCTCACCCTGATCAGCCCAGATGGCACTCGGGATTCCGCGGCCATCCCCGTACGGCAGCGCGCATACGCCACCCAGCGCCTGGAAGGCCTTCCCGAGCACAAGGTCACCCCTCTGGCCGAGCACCTGCCCTGGATCCTTCTGGACCGGGCCATGGTCCAGAAGGCCCGGAGCCTGGAATCCCCCTATCCCCATTTCCATGCCGACTTCCGCTGGCCCGTGCACGGGCCCATCTCCTCGGTCTACGGATCGCAGCGGATCCTCAATGGAAAGCCCCGCAAGCCGCACACGGGGGTGGATATCGCCGCCCCCACCGGCACCCTGGTCCGTGCCCCGGCCCCGGGCCGGGTGCGTCTGGCCGAGAAGGGCCTGTTTTTCTCCGGGGGAACCCTGATCCTCGACCACGGCCACGGGCTGAGCTCCTCCTACCTGCACCTCGGAGAGATCCTCGTGAAGGAGGGCGAGCGGGTCGGAAAGGGGGATCCCATCGCCCGGGTGGGGGCCACCGGCCGGGCCACCGGGGCCCACCTGGACTGGCGCATCAACCTGCACGGTTGCAGCCTGGATCCCGCCCTGGTGGCCTCGGGGAGCCCGACCCAGTAA
- a CDS encoding DUF2173 family protein produces MANLDELMQVKGTIAAVRFREDGSLAQQVGDISSANADLASDMCSATNQLMQQEADLFAAYSGMRGWTPPEGWAMHGDEYSIWALGEFACIVRNAEVSYNELYRVLNHLAHY; encoded by the coding sequence ATGGCGAACCTTGACGAGCTCATGCAGGTAAAGGGGACGATTGCGGCGGTCCGCTTCCGGGAGGATGGATCCCTGGCCCAGCAGGTTGGGGACATTTCCTCCGCGAATGCGGATCTCGCTTCGGACATGTGTAGCGCCACCAACCAACTTATGCAGCAGGAAGCGGATCTGTTCGCCGCGTATTCGGGGATGCGGGGATGGACGCCGCCGGAAGGCTGGGCCATGCACGGAGATGAATACAGCATCTGGGCCCTGGGCGAGTTCGCCTGCATCGTGCGGAATGCCGAGGTATCCTACAACGAGCTTTACCGGGTCCTGAACCACTTGGCCCACTACTGA
- a CDS encoding DUF2173 family protein — translation MTKLDELMELPGAVAAIQFDSQGEIKDFRGDLTDDLASMAAQMCAANMGIFRMQADGWGRLTGQKGFYPERGFAFMGLDFAVASYGDQAVFLRKRDADYDRAFQVMGG, via the coding sequence ATGACCAAACTGGACGAGTTGATGGAGCTTCCTGGGGCGGTTGCCGCCATCCAGTTCGACAGCCAGGGCGAGATCAAGGACTTCCGCGGCGACCTGACGGATGATCTGGCCTCCATGGCGGCCCAGATGTGCGCGGCCAATATGGGGATCTTCCGGATGCAGGCCGACGGCTGGGGGCGTCTCACCGGGCAAAAGGGCTTCTACCCCGAACGGGGCTTCGCCTTCATGGGCCTGGATTTCGCCGTGGCCTCCTACGGGGACCAGGCGGTTTTTCTGCGGAAAAGGGACGCCGATTATGACCGGGCCTTCCAGGTCATGGGTGGCTGA
- a CDS encoding DUF2173 family protein, translated as MKIKEVLSVPGVLGVVIFSPKGELNDYKGDISEDQARMAAHMCYSNSSLMQMQGRLFADYSRQPEWKNFEGWAMLGPELGVYVKGDTACFLNREEASLNQVSEAVDSVARPLKP; from the coding sequence TTGAAGATCAAAGAGGTTCTCAGTGTTCCGGGGGTCCTGGGGGTGGTTATATTTTCCCCCAAGGGGGAGCTTAATGACTACAAGGGGGATATCTCAGAGGATCAGGCACGGATGGCCGCCCATATGTGCTACTCGAACTCCTCTCTCATGCAGATGCAGGGGCGGCTCTTTGCCGACTATTCGCGGCAGCCGGAATGGAAGAACTTCGAGGGCTGGGCCATGTTAGGGCCGGAGCTCGGGGTCTACGTCAAGGGCGACACCGCCTGCTTCCTGAACCGGGAGGAGGCGTCCCTCAATCAGGTCTCGGAGGCCGTGGACAGCGTCGCCCGGCCGTTGAAGCCCTGA